One part of the Truepera radiovictrix DSM 17093 genome encodes these proteins:
- the pabB gene encoding aminodeoxychorismate synthase component I yields MLVFDFSPGPRRVFGRPLEVIRADRLGEVAGAFAAVQRAVSGGLYAAGFVAYEAAPAFDEALRTHPPGPLPLVWFGLYEAPTGSAPLTARPPSRMGGWALDTSPEAYARAVAAIQGAIADGVTYQANYTVRLRGRVREPSSENLFALYEALRRVHAPPYASYLELGEAHLLSLSPELFFSVRGTRVTARPMKGTAARGRWLEEDEAQQRALLASPKERAENVMIVDLLRNDLGKLARPGGVRVPALLSLETYPTFHTLTSTVTADLPERPTLWALFRALFPCGSVTGAPKVSTMQLLRRLETTPRGVYCGAIGFVTPHGEMRFSVPIRTLVVTPDGRAEYGVGSGVTYDARAEAEYEELATKAAAITRPRPEVELLETLLWDGARYTLLARHLRRMETSARFFGVAFDARALQRALMAHAEAFRGERRRVRARLSHSGVAVESTPYAPPPERPPVALARTPIDPRDPFLYHKTTHREVYARHRRAFPDAFDVLLWNGRGELTEFTIGNLVVERRGERLTPPREAGLLAGTFRAELLEAGEITERPLFKHDLLDASRVWLVNSVHGWVEVQLQNAFRRSFGAAEAGAPP; encoded by the coding sequence GTGCTGGTGTTCGACTTCTCCCCTGGACCGCGGCGGGTCTTTGGGCGCCCCCTGGAGGTCATCCGTGCGGACCGCCTCGGCGAGGTCGCGGGGGCGTTCGCGGCCGTGCAGCGGGCCGTGAGCGGGGGACTCTACGCGGCAGGGTTCGTGGCCTACGAAGCGGCGCCCGCTTTCGACGAGGCGCTCAGGACGCACCCCCCCGGCCCGCTGCCGCTCGTCTGGTTCGGCCTCTACGAGGCGCCGACGGGGAGCGCCCCCTTGACAGCGCGCCCGCCGAGCCGAATGGGCGGTTGGGCGCTCGACACCTCGCCCGAAGCGTACGCCCGCGCGGTCGCCGCCATCCAAGGGGCGATCGCCGACGGCGTGACCTACCAGGCCAACTACACGGTGCGGCTGCGCGGGCGGGTGCGCGAGCCTTCCTCCGAGAACCTCTTCGCGCTCTACGAAGCGCTCCGGCGGGTGCACGCACCACCCTACGCGAGCTACCTCGAGCTCGGCGAGGCGCACCTCCTCTCGCTCTCCCCCGAGCTGTTTTTTAGCGTGCGCGGAACGCGCGTCACGGCGCGGCCGATGAAGGGCACTGCGGCGCGCGGGCGCTGGTTGGAGGAGGACGAGGCGCAGCAGCGGGCGCTTCTGGCGAGCCCCAAAGAGCGCGCCGAAAACGTGATGATCGTCGACCTTTTGCGCAACGACCTCGGCAAGCTCGCGCGCCCCGGCGGGGTGCGGGTGCCAGCGCTTTTAAGCCTCGAGACCTACCCGACGTTTCACACCCTGACCTCGACGGTTACCGCCGACCTCCCGGAGCGGCCGACGCTGTGGGCGCTCTTCCGGGCGCTCTTCCCCTGCGGGTCGGTCACGGGCGCGCCCAAAGTCAGCACCATGCAGCTCCTGCGCCGCCTTGAAACTACCCCTCGCGGCGTCTACTGCGGCGCGATCGGTTTCGTCACCCCCCACGGCGAGATGCGCTTTAGCGTCCCCATCCGCACGCTCGTCGTTACCCCCGACGGGCGCGCCGAGTACGGCGTCGGGAGCGGCGTCACCTACGACGCGCGGGCGGAGGCCGAGTACGAGGAGCTGGCAACCAAAGCCGCCGCCATCACCCGCCCGCGCCCCGAGGTCGAGCTGCTCGAGACCCTCCTCTGGGACGGGGCGCGCTACACCCTGCTGGCGCGGCACCTACGGCGCATGGAGACCTCGGCGCGCTTTTTCGGCGTCGCGTTCGACGCGCGTGCCCTGCAGCGCGCCCTCATGGCGCACGCCGAGGCCTTTCGCGGTGAGCGGCGGCGCGTGCGGGCGCGCCTCTCGCACAGCGGCGTCGCGGTCGAGAGCACCCCCTACGCGCCCCCGCCGGAACGACCACCCGTCGCCCTCGCCCGCACCCCCATCGACCCCCGCGACCCCTTCCTCTACCACAAGACCACCCACCGGGAGGTCTACGCACGTCACCGCCGCGCCTTTCCGGACGCCTTCGACGTGCTCTTGTGGAACGGGCGCGGCGAGCTCACCGAGTTCACCATCGGCAACCTCGTCGTCGAACGCCGTGGCGAGCGCCTCACCCCGCCGCGCGAGGCCGGCCTGCTCGCCGGGACTTTTCGCGCCGAGCTGCTCGAGGCGGGTGAGATCACCGAGCGCCCTCTGTTTAAGCACGACCTCTTAGACGCCTCCCGCGTCTGGCTAGTCAACAGCGTGCACGGTTGGGTCGAGGTGCAGCTTCAAAACGCCTTTAGACGGTCTTTCGGCGCAGCGGAGGCGGGCGCACCGCCTTGA